The Pseudopipra pipra isolate bDixPip1 chromosome 4, bDixPip1.hap1, whole genome shotgun sequence DNA segment GTGTTACAAAGCTGATGATAATGACAttagcaggaaaaaatggaaatggtGTGTGTAGTGCACAGATTCTGGCCTGCCTAACATCTTTTCTTGTTGGGTCAGCTGCCAGATGATGTCAGGGTAAGATGTCAGCCCCTAAAATGGAAAGTTTCATTTTGGAGGTCACAGATTGCTTTTACATCTCTTGacaacagcagcaggaatcaGAACAGCACAACAACTGGGATCACTTGGAAACTGTGTCCTCCCCTCACTGCCACCCCTGTGTTTGATGGGGACTGGTATGGAAGGAGGTGGGACAACAatcccagcagcagcatgtACCTCTGTGTGTCTTGGTTGACATGATTCCTTATAGAAACTTACTATTAAGAGAGTAGGAGAATGTGTGTAAAAAGGGGAGTTCAATTCCTTAGGTTTGGCTATGCATTAGTTCAGATTTGCAGTGAAGGTTGCATTCATTGCCCAGTCTCATAAAGAGGTAACATTTGAGGTGTTAACAGAAATCTGAAAGAACATATGCTTTTTATGCCATTTTCCCTAGAGATGAGCTTGGCACTGAAAAGATTTCATGGCACCTTCCTATGCTTTGTAGAGTGTGTGGATAGATGACCTCAGTCTCTGCCAATACCATGCATTTCAGAAATACAATGTCAGGCAAACAAAAGAGTGCTTTAAAACACTAAGGCAAAGATTACATAAATCCAAagcctctttttaaaaaatagatagCTTTTGAAGTTTGTATCATACTGTGATACATTTTTTAACTGAAGACAACAACCCCTCACAAAATAAACAAGGATTTGAAagctttccttcattttcttttccttgtcaGTTTGCTATGTATTGTCTGGTGCTGTTTTATAAAGTACTGCGTGAGGAACTGAACCCTATCCAACCTGTTGGAAAGTTCCTTTGTGTGAAGATGgtagtttttgtttctttctggtAAGTGAATTATTTACTCATTACTTCTTGCTCTTAAGGTGAATCATAAAAGAGCTAAAAAGGCTGGATTTGTTACTGGAGTTAGAGGCCTTAAAAAAATCTACCCATAATCTTAGTGAAGTGCAATGAGGGGAAAAGGGTACCAGTATGTTGGACAGAGCAGTCTTGTTCACTTAAGATTATTTTTTAGACTTGCTGTTTTGTAAGGTGATTCTCAAGAACATAACTTATTTTAGAATCTCCACTTGCAGTTatttcaaaactaatttttttctttttttactttttaaagtaaaaaaaattacattttcaaaataagttACTGAAAGTTAACTACAAATTGCTGTCTAAGCATTGCTCacactttgctgctgctgagtgaGTGTATTTGACTACCTGACCTTTACTCTGTGGGCTGCAGCAATACTAGGAAAGAGAAGCAACTTGTTCTAATGACTGACTGGAACAACCAAGTCTCCTTTGgttgttttctctgttgatTCTGCTGGTCTTCAGGGTCATGGATGAATGACATCTCTTTTTAAGTCTGTTTCTTCCTCTTAAAATCTAAATATATAAACAGTAAGTTTTTTGTAAGATTCTTCCTATGTACATATATGAACAGGCCTTGTTTACTAGATTTccttgcagattttttttggcACTACTgttacaataataataataataataataaataatcttTATAGGCAGGCTGTGCTCATTGCATTGTTGGTGAAAGTTGGTGTTATTTCTGAGAAACACACCTGGGAATGGCAGAGTGTGGAAGCTGTGGCTACAGGCCTACAGGTAAGAGCAGTTACTTTTGGGGAGGAATGGTTATATGTAAGATAACATAGCTGATCTCAAGCAATTATTATCATACTCACTGTAATTAACACAGGCTAGATTAgtactggttttattttgagTTGGGCTAAGTTTCAGCCAGTCACCTGAGTGAGTTTTAGCAAACTCTAACACGTCCAACTTCAGGTTACCCAGATTTCGAGAAgttaggagaaggagagagagaggaaaaggagagagggagagagaaagataaAGAGCTACCACTTTGGATCCAGTGAGGTCCCAAGGTAGTGGGTCATATCAGGTCACACCCATGTCAGTGACCtttttatctgctctggtcTGTGTGCCAATGGTGTGGTAGCCACTTCAGGGCTGGACCAGAGGCCCTACCCCACTTATGCAGAACTTGCCCTGttttcccccaccccccaccccaactTTAGTTGTTTTGAGCTAGTAATAATTTCTCCAGTCTCCTACAGCCCCTCAGGGCACTGGTTCCTGTATGAATGTATTACATATGGCTCTCTGAAGCCTGCCATGAATATCCTGCTTCTGGTGGAAAAGCATCCCAGGGCAATTGCAGTCTTTCGATTGCAGAAGAAACCCAGAACTATTTTTCTCCAGTTATGAGTGATTAAGTCAGTGTCTCTCTTGCTGCAGGATTTCATCATTTGTGTGGAGATGTTTCTGGCTGCTATTGCCCATCACTACAGTTTTTCCTACAAACCTTATGTTCAAGAAGCTGAAGAAGGGTCATGCTTCGACTCCTTTCTTGCCATGTGGGATATTTCTGATCTCAGGGCAGATATATCAGAACAGGTTCGAAATGTTGGTAAGTGACAGATGAGACTTGTACAATCTGTTAACAATCTATTAATCTGTTGTATATATTTCCAGCTTCATCTCTGTACTATCTTGAGAACATTCTATTACCAAATTAGTAACATCTGCATCTTTAGAGACTTTCGTGGCTTATTTGGCACTTTGCTCTTTTCAGTACTCCTGACTGATTTAAAGtctagtttttaatttttcttttaaaagtttcaGATGTGTTAGGTAAAGAGAGGtaccttctgcttttcttttggatGGAAAGACatacttttatttattaaaactaACAATGCCCATGTAAAACCGACACAAAACGAAGACTTATCTTCTAATTTAACATGCCTGTTTTAGAGTTGGTGTGTTCAAAGACCAGTATAGTGctggaaggattaaaaaatattttcatttggctTGATTAATTCTAGGAAGGACTGTTTTGGGCCAGCcgaggaaaatgttttttcctgagGATCATGAACAAAATGAGCACACAAGTTTACTGTCTTCATCTACTCAAGACCCAATTTCTGATGCTTCTTCAATGCCATCTTCACCCATGGGTCACTACCAGGGGTTTGGACACACTGTGACACCTCTCACAACCCCGACGACAGCCCCTGCAGTCGATGGTATTTACAACCCTTCTGCCATTCAGGATGCTGAGGAATCACCTGAACTAGAGCACGATTCATCAGAGAGAGCTTTGGAGAAAAGTTaagctcagcttttctttgCAAACTTGCCACACGTGTCCTATTAACATGTACTATTAGTGATGAAGGTTGAAAGGCTTGGAAAAGCGGGAGGAGGAGATGGCTGGAACTGACATCTGAATTGGGAACCTATAATGGATGTGAGGATCTGTGAGCACCCCATGGATATAAAACACGCACACTGCAAAGGTTTCTGCATAAATGTAAGAGTCAACTCCTTAAACTGCTAAACACTTCCACATCATATCAGAATTACAGTGACTTCCATTAatacaaaagaaacatttgaaaaaatactCTGCTCTTCTAAAGATGAAATGCAAGTACTACTAGCAATGGGAAAACTACATTTCAAGAATGTAATTTAAGGAGGGCAGTAACAAAAACGGTTTGTATTAACTTTGTCCTCTTAATGATGGTTAACTTCCATACCCCAATGCTGAATGGAGTGTGAATGAAGTGGTAACTTCTGTACAGATGTcatcttcttccctttcctgcGTAGCTCTTTCATGAAGATAGTAACTACAGAGCATCAGTAAAGAATCTGTACAAAGAAAGCATTCCCTACAGGCCTTGCTATCAAATTCCATGCCCAGATCATATGGTTGGCGTATCTGTTGTCCTTGTAGTTCATAGTTTGTAAGTCTTTTACATTCAGAAGAGACAGCCAGGATGGTAAGTTTTGGATTAATACCTtgactcctttttttcctacccTTCTAAAATAAGAATACTGGTTCCTACCTTAAAATACATGGAGGGGGAATAAAGGATGTCAAAAAACAGAAGTAGAAAACAAAATCGATTTCTTTATTTTGGGCTGCAGTAAATTCTTTAACACTTaagttttttttaagctgttaaAGCAGGATTTCTTGGCAATGTGTCTGTAGTAATTTGTATTCTTAaatttgtgtctgtgtgtgattGTGTTATGCTTCTAGTATATAATACATTTGCCTGGATTCAAATGCAATAGCTGTTTtctcccaccaccaccacagagAAGACCTTTGCTAAGGTAAAACTATGTAGCTAATCTAATACTGGAGTTACTAGCATTAGATTTCAGACCAAGGAGCAGTACACTTGTATCAAAACGTTATTTTGCAAAAACTGACAAGAGTCAGACGGTTATCATTTTTGTCCCATTCATCAGAGTTTTACTACTATTGCATGTTTGCAATCTgaccaaacaaaccccaaaccagtaGAGCACTGACCTTTCAAATGACAAGATCTtaagtttctttttcagtattGTTAGCATTTACAGGATAAATGTTTAACTTCTGGCTGTCAGTAAGTTCATCTTAAGTGCTTTCTTTGCAGTACTAGTGTGATGTAAATATGGCGCCTTACTCACTAGGCTGCATATTTTATAGTTATGTACTTGCTGTATCTGAAGTTAGTGAGAAACTGAAAATCATACTTTTCAATTTGCCAAGTCATTGCCTTTGTTGTAAATAAGCaattaaagattttatttaaactgtTCACCTTGTATCAATTTGATTTGCTGCTACAGTAACTTAAGGGTGTGAATGACACATGGCTACAACTGTCCTCCTCATGGAAGAAGGGGATCTTAAGTATAACTCCTACAGGAGTTTGTGCTTTCACTGTTATATGGCTCATACTGAAAAGGGAGTTTTTGTTTGGGCTTGTGAAGAATGAGAATCTACTTATTTATGCTTGATTCTAGGTATCATCCATGTAACAGCTATCTTCTACAACAAATCAACTTGTGGAAGTTGACAATTTCTTGGGACTTCAGTGCCCACTGTAGCCCCCACTAGAAATAATCTGATTTCCTGCATGCACACAGGTAAAAAAAGGGGCAGTGGTAGAAGTAATATCTGAAGGAtcagagctgctggaagctgAGTAGCTACTGTGCTCTGGTTTTTCATAACCTCACACTGAaggaatttgttttttaatacagCTGTTTGGTGTAAAACTTAAATAAGGTTCAGAAGGGACTTTGATAGGACAGCAGCTATCTAAGTGTCTTCTTTCAGAGTGTTTCTGGAAAGCTACTAagtttttttgttattactCAGTTATTCCATTGGCACAATATtcctgcttgcttttttttttttctgggagaaaagttattttttcattacagtAGCTTATATGAGCATACCTTTTCATAAAAATTGCTACTGAATTTCCAAAACAAATGGAAATCTTGCAGTGACACCTACCTTGGttttgaaaactactaccacAATATTCCACAGCATGACCTATCAGGATTATACAAAAAGTTAATTTGCAAACAGTTCATCTTCCTTTTAACCATATTTATTCCTCTGTCTTATGCCCAATCTTCTCCTAAGTTTTTTAATCAGAAGTTTTAAGTATTGCTCTTGCCTTACTCAAGGAGACTAGAATATGTCTTCgatttttctcttcagtcatTTTGCTGTCATATTAATTGCTAAGAATCTTAATAAATACACCTACCCACTCTTaattgtttttgcttttattagaGGTCTTCCTGCACCAGAAACCTAAACACTTCTCTATAAAACTGCACTCTGGTGAAGTTACCATGCACCTGCTAGGTTTAGTTGTGTCAGGCAGTAACTTTCAATTTTATGGATcatggttttggggtttttaagaAACACTGTCTTCTGTGTAGTATGAAAAGCATCTATCCTGCTCTAATTCACTTATGTTGTACATTGTACCCCTTGGATGATGGCTGGTATCCACTTTATCTTCACAAAACCTGACACTGTCATTACCGCTGtttaggaaaaacaaataaagtgGAGAGCTTTCCTCCACCCTTCTAAAAGGAACTTTATTACAGGTGCAGGTTTATTTGTCAGGTGCAGgttcagctgcaggctgggacaACCACAGCTCCAACAGTCCCTCAGCTTAAACTGAGAGGGCCCATCTGAAACATTTGACCTAACAAAGAGCACAAAATTACTTTAGCAGGCCCTGAGATTCTAGAACAATCATTTGTGGATGGCTCTTTATACAGTCTGCTGTTAAGGAAAGTTCACAGAAATGCCTCTTCTCCACTGAATAGACAGCACAGTATAAAGCAGCTTTGCTACAGAAATATCTTGCTAACAgtcttcctcctctctctaCAGAGGTAGAATCAGTGCTGAGGTCAAAGTTTTTATTAATCTTCCATTTGGATATAAATATAATAGAAGGAACTTGTTACCTGCATTATTCTAAGATGCCATGCTGTAAGAGAGATTCAGGAGTACCGTGGTGACTGATGTGTTTTATACAACTTTCATACAGACGAGAGTTCAGGCCCACTGTATTACCAGAAATAATTCTGGGGGGGATTCTAACAAGTTTCCTAGCTTTGTCTTCCACTATACAACCTGAGTTATCCAACAGCACTCCTGTACAGCCTTTTAGGATTGTCTGTGTGCAACACAGACCTGTGATACTGCAACTGGAATGCTGTTACAGTCCCTCTACAAGACTAACATCTCAATACTCTGAAGGAGGAGGCTTTGGCAATGGAGAAGTGCAACTACAGTTTGAGAAACAAGGACTCTGTTCCACACAGCCACAGCTGTTTATTTCTGGTACAGGCATCtggatgctttttttcttcctacagTTAACAGAGTAGCAGAAGTCTATCCCTACTGTAATCAGTATACTAACTAGCAATCAAGTTTCTGCTGCAGTGAAGACAATACCTCCCCAGCTGATTGGTAAGACCCTTACAGTGCAAATTTTAGTCCACCAGTGGAACCTAAGTATCAATTattaaagcaacaaaaaaccctTTTTGATCAGTAGATGAAGTTTAGACTTTAATACAAAGGAACAGCAGTGATGTTACAAACAGTCAGTTTATGCACAGGTAATTAACCACAAGGCTGCTCACACGTGACATTCTTCACCGCTTGACTGTAATGCTGATATTGCTTTTATGGTGTTGAACGTCAAGCACAAGTTCATCTCCAACCTGAACTGGGATGGGCTCATCAAGAACAACTGCAGCTTGTTTCCAGTGTGAGGACTCATCAGATGTGTTCAAGGTATGGTCCTCATCTAGATGGATGTGATACCAGAAGGGAATTGCAGTGACTCGGCCAGACTTACAGATTTGtacctgaaaatatttaaaatattaatcagTTATACTGTTTTCTTACTTCTTTGAAAAGGAAGTAGTTCAAACAATTTAAATCCTTTTCAGAGATACCTGCACGCAAGTAAATTCCATATTGAAATTTTCAGCCCAGGTGAACACTTAatgggcagctctgcagagcagcagttaAAAATGTGCTTTGGGCTTCTTGTACACACAACTCACCTTCACTTctctgctggggctgttcaACAGAGGGTTCATGAGATCCAGCCTTAAAAGCTCTGCTGGCTTGCTCAAGGGCACACATGGTAATGTAGAGAGATCCAAATACACACGAACAGGTACCTGAGAGTATATACCAGAACTTCAGGCATCAATAACCATTAAAAATTGAAGAGTTAGAAAACTTAATCATAACATAAGAGTTGCCAGGAATTACTGTAATACCTGCCAGAGACAGATAAAAATATAAGGTGCACCACTGGGATACAAGGTAACAATGGGAATAATAACAGCACAGTCTCTTCTGTGCAATAACATTGTATCTGTCATTGCTgggacaaaacccaaaccagttcTAAAACCAATGTCACCCATTTTAGATTATCTCAAAGTTGCTGTCTGGTCACACAAACCTCTCTTGATAACTTCaacaatgttttctttcagtttacACCAAATCTAAACAGCTAGACAGCTGCAGGCTTTGAAGCAGTGCCTGGGAGACACCCACCACCTTCATACCTTGAACTGGTTGATAAAAGGGGCTATATTAAACCCCAGAGTTGGTTCTGTTCCTTGAACAGCACTCTCCAGTAACAGAGACTCCGATTCTACAAGCATCCCATATACTAGCACATACTGTGGGAAAATCTTCCCTCCACTGTGAAGTAGACATCTGTAAAATGAGAGAGATTTCACCTGTAAAGCATATCATTCAGCAGTAATGAAAGAACATTAACTACATTTAAGAAAGGCACACTAGTTCTTCCCCTGAAGTCAAGTGCTCCTAAGCATTTGAGTTTGATCCCATTTGACCAACACCTGCATCATaccaaaaaaagggaaacttgTCACACAGTACTAAAATTATGGAACTGTATAATCTCTTCTCAGTGACAGTATTGGATATGGTGATATTTCACAATGAGGACAGCGGGATCTATTCATAGCAACATCATCTAATACTGAAGGACTGGCAGAAATGCTGAATAAAACTGGAAGTCAGGAAGCATACACTGTTGGGAGGCACTGGTTAAGAAGGCAGCATAGCCATAAGGAAACAAAACTCTGTGAGAATTTCAGTGTTAAACTAAAATTGACAACAAGACAGGGGATAACAgtttttcctgagaaaacacCTGAGCCTTGCTTGGTCTTTGGCTATAGAGCATCatgctgctgagagcagcaaCACCACAGCAGCTTTCATTCAGCATAGTATCAAACACCTCCAATTCAACACAGATTGGCTTAGGTTTCCTTTTCCAGGAGCAGACCTCATCACGGGAATTGGGTAGCTAAGCAGGACACTATTCAAGGCGTTTTCACGCCAACAAATTTGAGTCTTGTCAGATGACAAAAGTCAAGAgtaatttttccatttgttcttgcagtaaaaaaaaatctttcaagtCCTCCAAAGATTTATTCAAAACTTAGAAAAGGTAATGGGCATAAATTGTCTGGAATATTCTGCCCTCACTAAGCACAGAGATTAACAGAGAAGCTTCCCTAGCACCACAAAAGGGGATAAATTCATTTCACACTTACTTTGTTACCCATTTCCCTTACTTTATTGCTCTTGCTCTGCCTTCTTTCCCACCCCTTCTGCCGTGGGGAACAGCATTGTATACATTGTATACAATGGTCATGCCAGAAACCCTCTGGGAGGTTCAGTCCattcaaagaaaagcagctttttctgCTCTACAGAACCAACATGACCGTAATTTTGTAGTTAGAAGGAATAttctcaatttttttcagataattaCGGATTCCTAGTAataattttgttcatttataCTGTACCTGGATATTGCAGCCTTTTCCATCACCTCCTGCTGGATTAAACCTGATGTCTCTATAACATCCAAGATGATAATACTCCACAATTTGTCTGATTTGGGTCTCTGTAGCACCACACTTTCTTCTTCTAAGTGGCTGAGCCAGAACTCCAATGTTTCCTTAGGGAAATGGTTAGCTTCTGAAATGATATTAAGTGCTGCCTGATGCTGTTCTTTTTCAACAGAACTGTAGGCTCTGACTGGTCCAAGTTTGCCAGCTATAATGGGCAGAATGGAGAAGCCTTCAGATACATCTAAAATGTACAAAGGGTCAGGAGCCTCATCTAGAGAGCCCTTGTTTTGATTCTCTTGGAGGTTTATCCCACTGCCATGTCCATCAACATCCATAGACTGCAAGTCCTTACTTGGATTTAATGACAGCAGCACTTTGCTCATGGCAGCTTTAAAGCATTCATGGTAGGGTACGTCATTCAGCAGGGCTATTTCTGTGGATTCCAGCACACACACTTGACTGCTGCCAGCCTGTTTGCTGGTTGTCTGAAGTCCAGCCAGAGCATTACATAATTCAGCCTCATTGCCCAAACTCAGCGTGTTGTCTCTGTCGCTGAAATCCATCCCACACTCTGAAGTCAAACAAGAAATCTTCTGGATCTTCAAGTAGCAATCTTGGCAGCAAACTTCCATCATCACAGTATCTCCAGTCTTCACAGAATAATCTTGGcaaaagagcataaaaaaaagtcatgtcAGTCACTCCACATAAACATCACTGAAGCAGCCATACAGtgcttaaaacaaacaaacaagccacCCAACCCACCCACCCATTATCTCATTTGTTCATCAGTTGTTACTAGTGTGTATGAAGGAGTTGCTCTTGTCTGTACCCACAAGTTTGAGCATTAACGTTTGCCTTAAGCTGCCTCACTCTAGGCAAAATCCATTTATTCTCAAAATAAAGTAATATCTCTTTCTCATAGACATGCTTAAGTGTTATGCTGatagcagagcagaaaaaaaaaatgtactggtaaagaaactgcttttgctttaaaatgctaaatattaaatatttaacctTTTAATACCTCCTGTAATCAAAGGTAAATTTGTAGTTAGATGGAAAACAACAGCTACAGTTTAGAAAGGTTAATggattcaaaataaattttactgGAACATTTATGGTGTGCAGCTCAAGATGGTTTTTGGATACTCTGTGTGTACATTCCAAGAAAGTAAATCCACTGATACAGAccagaatttcaaaacaaaactgctATAGTTTGACAAACATTTCTTTCAATGGCAACATAAGCTAAAAGAGgctcttccctcccctgtgCTTTCAGTTGAACCAATCTGTGGCACAGCTGTCCCTACTGTCTGTGGATACTGAATTAGGAGCTGTGGACTACCCCAGGGGTAGACAGGCCTTACAGAAAGCTCTGGATAAACTAGAGAGCTGGGCAATTACCAACCCTATGAAATTTAACAAGGCCAAGTACCAGATTCTCCACGTGGGATGGGGGAATTCTGGTTGTATGTACAATTTGGAGTACAAGAGGCcggagagcagccctgcagaaggAGATTTGGGGATTTGGGTGAATGGCAAATTGAGtaggagccagcagtgtgccccaAGAGCCAaaagggccaactgtgtcctggggggcagcATCGCCAGCTGATCGAGGGAAATgactgtcctgctctgctctgcactgctgcagcctcacctggaatattgtggcagttttgggcatcaCAATATAAGAAGGACATCAAACCACTAcagtgtgtccagaggagggtgaCCAAGGTAGTGAAAGGCCTGAAGGGCAAGATCTACGAAGAGTGGCTGAGATCACTTGacttgttcagcttggagaaggctgaggggagacctcatcgcaGCCTACAACTTCCTCAAGGGTGACAGTGCAGGGGGAGGTGCTGACCAACTTTCTCTGGTGTCCTGGAGACAGGACATGAGGAAATGgaatgaagctgtgtcagggaagtTCAACTGGATGCTAGGAAAAGATTTTCACCCAGAGAATAAtcagtcactggaacaggttcctcAGGGATGTAGtaacagcaccaagcctgccataattcaaggagcatttggacaatgttcTCAATCATGTGATTTAATTTTAGGTAGTCCTGCGAGAAGCAGGAAGCTGGGCTCTGTGATCCTtagggtccctttcaactcaagATGTTCTAAGAaacaggagaataaaaaaatcgGTGATTGGAGAGTAGAGGATGCTGAAAATGGCACTACTAATGCTTGTATGTGGAGAACAGTATACAAGTTCAACCCATGAGGGTGAGGGGTAGGTGGGAatgtttagttttggttttgtggcaGTAGCAGCTAGCAATTCCTACCTCACCTCTTCCACCTCCCTTTCCTAAGTCACATCTTCAGTAAGCAGAGCCAGACCGTAGCCCCACTTTTTGGAGTTACTCCACAATGCATTTAATTCAgtatagagaaaaaaacaacttaatgAAAAGCATTCTTCCAGATCTTAAGCAGGTGCCTTATCTGCTTCACAGCAGAGTTCCAGGAAGAAGCCCTGATGCAGGGACTATGCACTACAGACCAGAAACATGACCAGGAACCATCTCACAGCTACTTGCTGTTGAACTTCTCCTAATCCTACCTGCTCCCACTTCCTAGGTCTCTGACATAACCTAATCAGctcaaaatcaaaatgaaaccAAATTAATGTACCACAAGAAGAAAAGCCACAGGCTGTACCAGGGAGGCCCTGCACAGGATAAACTGCCTGTTCCCAGCAAGTTTCCTCACTGGGACTTGTAGACAGAGCATGTTCATCATCGAGCTGTAGTACAAACCACACCACAATAGCATCTAGCATTCCTCCTCCAGTGACTGGCAGGCTGAGCTTCCAGGGCTTTCTAGTTGCAAGGCTTTTCAGCTCCTGAGCAAAAcggaaagagggaaaaaacagtgTGAGAGTTTACTtccataaataaaa contains these protein-coding regions:
- the TMEM184C gene encoding transmembrane protein 184C isoform X1 yields the protein MPCTCGNWRRWIRPLVVLLYIVGLLVVVPLCVWELQKLEVGIHTKAWFIAGIFLLMTIPISLWGILQHLVHYTQPELQKPIIRILWMVPIYSLDSWIALKYPNIAIYVDTCRECYEAYVIYNFMVFLSNYLTNRYPNLVLIIEAKDQQRHLPPLCCCPSWAMGEVLLFRCKLGVLQYTVVRPFTTIIALICELVGVYDEGNFSFNNAWTYLVILNNMSQLFAMYCLVLFYKVLREELNPIQPVGKFLCVKMVVFVSFWQAVLIALLVKVGVISEKHTWEWQSVEAVATGLQDFIICVEMFLAAIAHHYSFSYKPYVQEAEEGSCFDSFLAMWDISDLRADISEQVRNVGRTVLGQPRKMFFPEDHEQNEHTSLLSSSTQDPISDASSMPSSPMGHYQGFGHTVTPLTTPTTAPAVDGIYNPSAIQDAEESPELEHDSSERALEKS
- the PRMT9 gene encoding protein arginine N-methyltransferase 9, with the protein product MPNSNAKFHRGGREASRRELVSRSLQSAQHCLEEHDFGTAYAHYLLVLNLAPELKTSVKETFQFTLFKWAEELDSLARIQDLFNCYEQALELYPNDEVICNSMGEHLFRMGFRDEAAGYFHKAVKLNPDFADAKENFYRVANWLVERWHFIMLNDAKRNLTYLKAIENAVHSGCSSVLDIGTGTGILSMFAKKAGASCVYACELSKTMYELACDVVAANNMEREIKLLHLKSLDIEIPKHIPERVSLVVTETVDAGLFGEGIVESLIHAWEHLLLQPKPKNQEVSAGDYGRVIPASATVFGMAVECKEIRRHHRVGMQEVAGVCLSNSVQFFSPTYAFAGSEETVEPYTTEKLSRIPGGYIPLTEPCQVMTVDFNDLQELKSLATRKPWKLSLPVTGGGMLDAIVVWFVLQLDDEHALSTSPSEETCWEQAVYPVQGLPDYSVKTGDTVMMEVCCQDCYLKIQKISCLTSECGMDFSDRDNTLSLGNEAELCNALAGLQTTSKQAGSSQVCVLESTEIALLNDVPYHECFKAAMSKVLLSLNPSKDLQSMDVDGHGSGINLQENQNKGSLDEAPDPLYILDVSEGFSILPIIAGKLGPVRAYSSVEKEQHQAALNIISEANHFPKETLEFWLSHLEEESVVLQRPKSDKLWSIIILDVIETSGLIQQEVMEKAAISRCLLHSGGKIFPQYVLVYGMLVESESLLLESAVQGTEPTLGFNIAPFINQFKVPVRVYLDLSTLPCVPLSKPAELLRLDLMNPLLNSPSREVKVQICKSGRVTAIPFWYHIHLDEDHTLNTSDESSHWKQAAVVLDEPIPVQVGDELVLDVQHHKSNISITVKR
- the TMEM184C gene encoding transmembrane protein 184C isoform X2; its protein translation is MFFCYCNRILWMVPIYSLDSWIALKYPNIAIYVDTCRECYEAYVIYNFMVFLSNYLTNRYPNLVLIIEAKDQQRHLPPLCCCPSWAMGEVLLFRCKLGVLQYTVVRPFTTIIALICELVGVYDEGNFSFNNAWTYLVILNNMSQLFAMYCLVLFYKVLREELNPIQPVGKFLCVKMVVFVSFWQAVLIALLVKVGVISEKHTWEWQSVEAVATGLQDFIICVEMFLAAIAHHYSFSYKPYVQEAEEGSCFDSFLAMWDISDLRADISEQVRNVGRTVLGQPRKMFFPEDHEQNEHTSLLSSSTQDPISDASSMPSSPMGHYQGFGHTVTPLTTPTTAPAVDGIYNPSAIQDAEESPELEHDSSERALEKS